ACCGGAGCAGCGGGCGGATCGGGATGTCGATGCCGCGTCGGTGACGGGATGCAGGAGATAGTGGCAGTCGGGGCAGCGAAGTACGATGTCACGCACGTTGAAGGCTCCTCGCTACCTCTTCCAGGTCACGAGGATGACTCCTGCCGTTACCGCGGCGATCCCCACCCAATGGATTGGATCGGGACGCTCACCGAAGAGCAGAATCGCCGCTAGCAGGACCAAGACCAGCGGGAGTGCCATGAAGAACGTAACGACGTAGAACGGGAGGTGGCTTAGGCCATAGAGCCAACCGACGGTGCCGAGCCCGTAGACCGCCAGGCCCGCCAGCGCCCACGGATTGATGAGCAGGGCGAGCAGGTCTCCGGCTCCCACGACGGTCCTTCCAAGCACCGCCTGCTTCAACAGGATCTGTCCCGCTGCAACGAGAATGGCCGCGCAAACGAGCGCCACCGTCGGGCCGAGATGGAATGCCACGAGCGCCTCCCTGTCGACGCGGCTAGGTACCAGACTGCGCGGCACGTCGTCAACCCACAGGCCATGGGCGTTCTCGTCGGGAAGGCATGCGAATGCGGAGAGCCGCGGTCCGAGGCCCACGGTGGCA
The Deltaproteobacteria bacterium genome window above contains:
- a CDS encoding EamA family transporter; the encoded protein is MAFHLGPTVALVCAAILVAAGQILLKQAVLGRTVVGAGDLLALLINPWALAGLAVYGLGTVGWLYGLSHLPFYVVTFFMALPLVLVLLAAILLFGERPDPIHWVGIAAVTAGVILVTWKR